TGAATAAATCAATAGATACCTAGATAAGATCCAAAAGATAGACATTAGTATAATTATGCTAAAACAAATAGTCATGCTTCACACCATAACATATCTATAAATAATTTCCACTACTCCATGTATAGGAAATGCTATGATGCCATGAAAATAAACTGGTCCACATTGACTGGCCTTGTTGCACAGTGGCCTATACATTACAGTGCCACGTGGACTCAAATAATGACACCCACTCTCTTTGTCATGGAGATGTGTTAATACATAAtcacaaaagaagaaagaaagaaagaaagaaagggcaGCTTAAATTACTGCTGTAAATTGTTCCTCATAACATCTTGAAATTTGTCAGGAGGCGAAAATAGAGATCTTCCCCTTGTTGAAATTTCTGCGAGCCGCTGGTGAGAAGATTCGGAAGGTTAAAAGAAGCAGAAGAAAGGGGATTAACTGGAGAAGATTACTGCACATTGCTGTCGCTGAAGTACTTGCGAATCTCTTCTATAATTTCATCGAGGATGCGGAAGTTGTATTTGAAGTCACGCTGTTGCTGAATTTGTTGCGAATTAAAACCCATAAATTTCATAATTTCTTCCCGTTCCAACTCGAAATCTTGATTCCATTGATGCTGAAATTGCTGTGAAATATTATGAAGGCCAATAGGAGAAGACGGTGGCAGAGACTGATTCCGTTGTTGAAATTGTTGTGAATCACTCATGGAAAGACTATCAGAAGGTGAATCTTGCGAATTATTATCAAGACATTTCCAAAGATCATGCCAATCCAATTTCGACTCGAGAATTTCGTCAAAGCTAAGAGTATCAGAATTATCCCTTTCTTGCTGAAATTGTTGCGAGGGATTCAAAACATTCTGAGTAGATTGGGAATTCTGATCCATTTGTTGAAATTGTCCTGCACCACGATCAACAACACTTGGAAGACTACTAGAAGAAGAATTCACCAAATTATGTTGCGAAACACCCTTGAAATTATCCGGAGAGCCAATAGCAGGGAAATGCAGCATATCATTATCTAATTGTTGTTCAAATTGCCGTGGATCATGAATGAAAAGATATTGTGCTTGCGGCTGAAATTGTTGTGTGTCAGCGCTGGAAACTACAGGATAACATTTTGGTGCTCTGCAAAGAAGTTCTGGGTCTAAATTTTTAATGTCGGGTCGCTGAGTCTGAGGCGGAGCCAGTCCTGTAGGAAGAACTAATCACAATGAAGGAAACATGTATTGAGTTAACTGGaatttaaaattttctttctttgtatttttaGTCACCCGGAAATAAATAAAGGAAAAATGGACTTAAATCTATTCCGGAATCCAAGAAAACTTTGAGCAATTTTTTAACAAACAAATATGATATATAGAAATTGAAGAGATATATTTCCTACGAAGTCTGAAATTGCTCTGTTAACCAGATTATCATCCGCACCTGTAAATGTAGTGGAAGAAGGAAAACGAAGAGGAGGTTGCAGGTTCGAAACACCATAGCCACGTCCTCCAACCTGCCTTTCATTTTCCGGTACCGCAATTCTTGGAAATTCGAAAGAAGAAGAAATCAGGTTGCATTAAAGAACAATAattaaaatcataataataatagcAAAGCAAAGCATACCGCTTTTCTTGTTCTCGCGGAGACGGTAAAGCGACACGCTTTGCAGGAAGATTCAATGTCTCTTGAATTTTTTCATCAATATTTTCTGCTAAAATTACAGTCAAATTATTGAAGACATACTAGTATAAAAAAGAAAGCATCTCTCATAAAACAGAGGCTCTCATAAAACAGAGGACTCAAGACTTAATTCTGCTCCAaatctttacaaaaaaaaaaaaaaaattcacaacttTCAACATGTCTCCTGAAGTTTTTCTGTTAAAATCATAATTGAATTCTTGAAGATATTGTGTTATGAAAAGAAAACATCTCTCATAAACTAGAGGACTCAAGACTTGATTCTGCTCCAGATCTTTAAAGAAAAAAAGCACtacacaaaatgaaaatgaatttgacGACGCTGAACATGTTTCTACCTTCAGAAAAGAATTGCATTACACTTTAAAACAATCCACTAGGAAAAGAAAATCCTGTTTGGCTACACTTGCCTGATCTGTGGCTTCTGTGATGTCCCCGAAGAGCACGAGGCGTCGAAAAGACTGCAGGGCAAAATCTACATTTGTATTCCTCAACCATCCCGTTCAAAACTAATTTTACCTGAGCGAAAGAAATTCTCAGACGATTAGTGACAGAAACAAAGCTATTTTCAAGGGAAAATTTCTATCAAATGAGGGAAAATTGTATAGAAAGCCTTGAAAACATGCCTGTAGAGGCAAAACTGAGACCAAACCAAAAATGAAATACAAACAAAATCAGCTCTTCAATATGCATGGTTTCTCGTGCACCTAGATGCTCCTCCATCATAAGATATAGCTCCTTTTTAACGTATTTATGTAAACACCtttaaacaattttatcttcatttaaataaatatatttgaattaaagtttttaaattattattttctaatcTCACAAATTTCTCGTCTTGAAAATGGAATGCAATATTATAAGTCTACCACAATCCTTCaacattattatataatataaataaaactaaatatataAAAGTGATAGAAAATGAATTTAcataattcatttttttaaatatttatattcaaACCCCATCATATACActttaatagaaaataaaaaaataaataaactaatagAAACCCCTCTCTTTAACTAATTTACTCTTCTCTTCTCTGCAAATTCAATGCATACACA
The nucleotide sequence above comes from Cryptomeria japonica chromosome 11, Sugi_1.0, whole genome shotgun sequence. Encoded proteins:
- the LOC131063164 gene encoding uncharacterized protein LOC131063164 isoform X1; the protein is MVEEYKCRFCPAVFSTPRALRGHHRSHRSENIDEKIQETLNLPAKRVALPSPREQEKRIAVPENERQVGGRGYGVSNLQPPLRFPSSTTFTVLPTGLAPPQTQRPDIKNLDPELLCRAPKCYPVVSSADTQQFQPQAQYLFIHDPRQFEQQLDNDMLHFPAIGSPDNFKGVSQHNLVNSSSSSLPSVVDRGAGQFQQMDQNSQSTQNVLNPSQQFQQERDNSDTLSFDEILESKLDWHDLWKCLDNNSQDSPSDSLSMSDSQQFQQRNQSLPPSSPIGLHNISQQFQHQWNQDFELEREEIMKFMGFNSQQIQQQRDFKYNFRILDEIIEEIRKYFSDSNVQ
- the LOC131063164 gene encoding uncharacterized protein LOC131063164 isoform X2 yields the protein MVEEYKCRFCPAVFSTPRALRGHHRSHRSENIDEKIQETLNLPAKRVALPSPREQEKRIAVPENERQVGGRGYGVSNLQPPLRFPSSTTFTGLAPPQTQRPDIKNLDPELLCRAPKCYPVVSSADTQQFQPQAQYLFIHDPRQFEQQLDNDMLHFPAIGSPDNFKGVSQHNLVNSSSSSLPSVVDRGAGQFQQMDQNSQSTQNVLNPSQQFQQERDNSDTLSFDEILESKLDWHDLWKCLDNNSQDSPSDSLSMSDSQQFQQRNQSLPPSSPIGLHNISQQFQHQWNQDFELEREEIMKFMGFNSQQIQQQRDFKYNFRILDEIIEEIRKYFSDSNVQ